In Equus caballus isolate H_3958 breed thoroughbred chromosome 25, TB-T2T, whole genome shotgun sequence, one DNA window encodes the following:
- the LOC106782570 gene encoding transcription initiation factor TFIID subunit 4 isoform X2, producing the protein MARWAHAVRSRQPGACAAAPRRKRHPGPVRGPAAAELGTPRALGTRPDPTPRPPRRDAPPGLALTQRPGGPSPRPSPPVQELSLPSGPQERQDPAGVVAQVALAAAGLPEKEPPRDRPGRPRAAGLGRRARGSGPGASGAPAPLPFPEPAFPARRLRQASGGWGLFSPGAWVGRVKTGKLAAHTVLCRPRPLQRRPRDAAAEINTDPGRCLRRGADAPPSRRRASAQTPGEASNVLQGLPESGAPGAGTQLPGLPKCTEGRDFFPWRASPRGSWKTHPRPWPRGRAPDCTAGCPPLSWFSLCEPIANEAGRKGRNSCCGRTPAGLK; encoded by the exons ATGGCGCGCTGGGCACACGCGGTGCGCTCCCGGCAGCCGGGCGCGTGCGCGGCGGCCCCGCGGAGGAAACGCCACCCGGGGCCGGTCCGAGGCCCGGCGGCGGCAGAGCTGGGCACCCCGCGGGCGCTCGGCACCCGCCCCGACCCCACCCCGCGGCCCCCGCGCCGAGATGCgcccccaggcctggctctgaCCCAGCGCCCGGGGGGCCCttcgccccgcccctccccgccggTGCAGGAACTGTCCCTTCCCAGCGGCCCCCAGGAGCGCCAGGACCCTGCAGGGGTCGTTGCTCAGGTGGCCTTGGCAGCAGCCGGCCTCCCGGAGAAGGAACCTCCGAGGGACCGCCCTGGGAGGCCAAGGGCCGCCGGGCTGGGGAGAAGAGCTCGCGGCAGCGGCCCTGGCGCCTCGGGAGCGCCCGccccccttcccttcccagaACCGGCTTTTCCAGCTCGGCGGCTTCGCCAGGCTTCTGGCGGGTGGGGATTGTTTTCCCCGGGGGCTTGGGTGGGAAGAGTGAAGACAGGGAAGCTGGCTGCCCACACAGTGCTCTGCCGTCCGCGCCCCCTCCAGAGGCGCCCCAGGGACGCCGCAGCTGAAATAAACACGGACCCCGGGCGCTGCCTTCGCAGAGGCGCAGACGCTCCACCATCACGACGTCGGGCCTCCGCGCAAACACCAGGAGAGGCCTCGAACGTCCTGCAAGGGCTGCCGGAGTCCGGTGCGCCTGGGGCCGGTACACAGCTCCCAGGGCTCCCAAAATGCACAGAAGGGCGTGACTTCTTCCCGTGGCGAGCAAGTCCGCGGGGGAGTTGGAAGACCCATCCCAGACCTTGGCCCAGGGGGCGAGCTCCGGACTGCACTGCAGGGTGTCCCCCACTGAGCTGGTTCAGCCTCTGCGAGCCCATAGCTAATGAGGCAGGGAGAA AGGGCAGGAACAGCTGCTGTGGGAGAACCCCCGCTGGACTGAAGTGA
- the LOC106782570 gene encoding transcription initiation factor TFIID subunit 4 isoform X1 gives MARWAHAVRSRQPGACAAAPRRKRHPGPVRGPAAAELGTPRALGTRPDPTPRPPRRDAPPGLALTQRPGGPSPRPSPPVQELSLPSGPQERQDPAGVVAQVALAAAGLPEKEPPRDRPGRPRAAGLGRRARGSGPGASGAPAPLPFPEPAFPARRLRQASGGWGLFSPGAWVGRVKTGKLAAHTVLCRPRPLQRRPRDAAAEINTDPGRCLRRGADAPPSRRRASAQTPGEASNVLQGLPESGAPGAGTQLPGLPKCTEGRDFFPWRASPRGSWKTHPRPWPRGRAPDCTAGCPPLSWFSLCEPIANEAGRSKQSWCGQGSRRGPAERPPGGGVLQRKGAPC, from the coding sequence ATGGCGCGCTGGGCACACGCGGTGCGCTCCCGGCAGCCGGGCGCGTGCGCGGCGGCCCCGCGGAGGAAACGCCACCCGGGGCCGGTCCGAGGCCCGGCGGCGGCAGAGCTGGGCACCCCGCGGGCGCTCGGCACCCGCCCCGACCCCACCCCGCGGCCCCCGCGCCGAGATGCgcccccaggcctggctctgaCCCAGCGCCCGGGGGGCCCttcgccccgcccctccccgccggTGCAGGAACTGTCCCTTCCCAGCGGCCCCCAGGAGCGCCAGGACCCTGCAGGGGTCGTTGCTCAGGTGGCCTTGGCAGCAGCCGGCCTCCCGGAGAAGGAACCTCCGAGGGACCGCCCTGGGAGGCCAAGGGCCGCCGGGCTGGGGAGAAGAGCTCGCGGCAGCGGCCCTGGCGCCTCGGGAGCGCCCGccccccttcccttcccagaACCGGCTTTTCCAGCTCGGCGGCTTCGCCAGGCTTCTGGCGGGTGGGGATTGTTTTCCCCGGGGGCTTGGGTGGGAAGAGTGAAGACAGGGAAGCTGGCTGCCCACACAGTGCTCTGCCGTCCGCGCCCCCTCCAGAGGCGCCCCAGGGACGCCGCAGCTGAAATAAACACGGACCCCGGGCGCTGCCTTCGCAGAGGCGCAGACGCTCCACCATCACGACGTCGGGCCTCCGCGCAAACACCAGGAGAGGCCTCGAACGTCCTGCAAGGGCTGCCGGAGTCCGGTGCGCCTGGGGCCGGTACACAGCTCCCAGGGCTCCCAAAATGCACAGAAGGGCGTGACTTCTTCCCGTGGCGAGCAAGTCCGCGGGGGAGTTGGAAGACCCATCCCAGACCTTGGCCCAGGGGGCGAGCTCCGGACTGCACTGCAGGGTGTCCCCCACTGAGCTGGTTCAGCCTCTGCGAGCCCATAGCTAATGAGGCAGGGAGAAGTAAGCAATCATGGTGTGGCCAGGGCTCCAGGAGAGGCCCAGCCGAGAGGCCTCCCGGAGGAGGTGTCCTCCAGCGCAAAGGTGCTCCCTGCTAA